The DNA sequence ataatatcggaGCTGGAAATTgcaaaaatcaaaaaagatTATCCATATGACAACttgacagataaaaaataaattacgataTCATAGAGAATAGAACAAGAAAGTCACAGATTTACATAGCGGAGAAAGTGATTGAGTGCAGAAAAATGACTTAATTTTGCATGCAGAACCTAACACACAATAACTTAAATAGACTATACATATTAGAAACCACTCAATAGgttctttttgtttgattcTTTATTAATGCTAATGCAGACCAgactaattttgtaaaataaaataatcaaaatgtttcataaataatgcgaatgtatattttttttattattatgttgcaCTTCGTGACAAAGTAGACaagtattatttcttaatttttatttcaaattttagaaTCACGTCAAATTTTGAAGTTATCAAAAgagtttgaaattaaaatacaaacgttattaaaattgttcaaaactgtatttagttaaatatatccTGAGTTTCAAATAGTTTATTGAAGaatgcattataattatttaccatGATTATTGATCAACCCTGTACTTGCAGCTCCCCCGATGAATGCCAAGTAATACCTAATAACTGCGATTATAATACTGTACTAGCTTTAGACCTACAttgatgataaattttatacaatttgtagaatagaaaaaaagtagttgaattgaatatgtttataaGGTAGTAGtaccttaataatataattattattttaaatgaagtttcaatttaattaaaaacctaGAGCTatagataacaataatttgatgaGTATTTGTACACATgtgaagaaaattataatgtattatttaattagatctttaataattctttattgatgtttgaaattaatgttGATCTGTTAATTAATCAATCATTATAGACATATTAAAATGATCTTAACATAAATggcgaatttatttatttatttgctatgCGTTATATTTGCTCTAATCACTTACATTCACTCGTAAATTTTaccaaaatatatgaaacttaatataaaaatacagactGCATGTTATGACTGAATTTTACATAacccatttaaatatatttcacttattatctatggttttaaaaataatcgtaGACAATAGTGAAGAGATTGGTCTTCCCAATAATTTAGTGAATTAAAACACGAGGTTATTAACTTGTACAGAGAAGTAAATTTTACTTatcgtatattattaaaaaaatctataatatgttaatggAATTGGCTGATGAAAACGAACAGAGCGACAGCGGTATGGAATCTTTGACTGCAAGCAAAGATGATACTCCAGAACGTAGGCCCGAAGATACATTCATTACCCCTACGGTACGTAAAttatgtgataaaaattaatttggctgaatttttctttaaataacaattactgTTGACAGTTGGGGACGTCTCCTACAGCTAGTAACCCGCCCTTTCTATCCCTCAAAGAATACGATGATGTGAgtgtaatatttcttatttgaatttaaatttacacataCTTGttctaaagaaattaattttaataaaatgctgCTGTTTCAGGAACCAGACGAATCTTTGTCTGAGAGACTATGGGGATTGACAGAAATGTTCCCAGAATGTGTCCGTAATGGCACACATACTGTTACTACAAAAACTtggtaacaaaacaaatattttatctttattcatacataaaaattaacaagtgtcatgtaattatgtaataagatTATGAACTtgaatgaattgaatttttaggTCAggtgtaaaaaatttataccaaCTATCTCGATCCCTGGTGTGGATTGTGGCAAGCTCatcagttattttatttgctccAGTCATATTTGAGGTTGAGCGTGCACAAGTCGAAGAAATGCAGAAGTCACAACAAAAACAGGTAAGTCATATCAATATCtggaattaataaatgtgtaaatttataatagtaagtgtttttctttatggaattattatttacaaaatacaagaTTTGatcttgttttatgtttagttAAAGTTAAAGGCTTATTGCTTACCAccttttgtttgttacttaccttaatgaatttaaattttagctgcattttaatgattatatttaaattattcatactcataacatttattattacctaatattaagtataaaatgcaCTATCTATAGGCTATTTTTAATGTGCTTTGCTAGATATTGCTACATTTTTCGTGCATATCAATCTTGCATATCAATCTTAATTGAgtcactaatatttatttttgcatatcAATCTTAATTGAgtcactaatatttatttttacttcacATGTTTATATCAGAATCAATTTATCAGAAACTAATCGTGGAtagattgaaaaattaaaaaggtcGTATAATCAATGTCTCCTCTCAAAGCTTggcatattatattgaaataaagtcTATAATGATGTCTGATCAAAATGACACTGCCAGTGTTCCAacgaaagaaatatattatgttgtatatattaatacactaTACTTCATATATTGAAACAATGATTCAGATTTGATTAGAAATGGCTTGaccaattttgataatacttCCCAATTGGGAGTCATGACCCTTTTACCAATCAATTACATGGACAGAATCAAGAGTAAAACTGACCTATTGCAGTTTtgtagatgtcacatatcaTCAAACTTATAATTCATGAGCATGCTGGTTTGCTGAAGCAGTGGGTGTATTGATGTATcatagtattatgtattaatgtatTGATAAATTGTTGAAGAATCTAATTTTCATATTGCATGCTNNNNNNNNNNNNNNNNNNNNNNNNNNNNNNNNNNNNNNNNNNNNNNNNNNNNNNNNNNNNNNNNNNNNNNNNNNNNNNNNNNNNNNNNNNNNNNNNNNNNNNNNNNNNNNNNNNNNNNNNNNNNNNNNNNNNNNNNNNNNNNNNNNNNNNNNNNNNNNNNNNNNNNNNNNNNNNNNNNNNNNNNNNNNNNNNNNNNNNNNNNNNNNNNNNNNNNNNNNNNNNNNNNNNNNNNNNNNNNNNNNNNNNNNNNNNNNNNNNNNNNNNNNNNNNNNNNNNNNNNNNNNNNNNNNNNNNNNNNNNNNNNNNNNNNNNNNNNNNNNNNNNNNNNNNNNNNNNNNNNNNNNNNNNNNNNNNNNNNNNNNNNNNNNNNNNNNNNNNNNNNNNNNNNNNNNNNNNNNNNNNNNNNNNNNNNNNNNNNNNNNNNNNNNNNNNNNNNNNNNNNNNNNNNNNNNNNNNNNNNNNNNNNNNNNNNNNNNNNNNNNNNNNNNNNNNNNNNNNNNNNNNNNNNNNNNNNNNNNNNNNNNNNNNNNNNNNNNNNNNNNNNNNNNNNNNNNNNNNNNNNNNNNNNNNNNNNNNNNNNNNNNNNNNNNNNNNNNNNNNNNNNNNNNNNNNNNNNNNNNNNNNNNNNNNNNNNNNNNNNNNNNNNNNNNNNNNNNNNNNNNNNNNNNNNNNNNNNNNNNNNNNNNNNNNNNNNNNNNNNNNNNNNNNNNNNNNNNNNNNNNNNNNNNNNNNNNNNNNNNNNNNNNNNNNN is a window from the Zerene cesonia ecotype Mississippi unplaced genomic scaffold, Zerene_cesonia_1.1 Zces_u004, whole genome shotgun sequence genome containing:
- the LOC119838729 gene encoding mitochondrial import receptor subunit TOM22 homolog, whose protein sequence is MLMELADENEQSDSGMESLTASKDDTPERRPEDTFITPTLGTSPTASNPPFLSLKEYDDEPDESLSERLWGLTEMFPECVRNGTHTVTTKTWSGVKNLYQLSRSLVWIVASSSVILFAPVIFEVERAQVEEMQKSQQKQVLLGTNASMTGPMPSLPPMPR